A region of Lichenibacterium dinghuense DNA encodes the following proteins:
- a CDS encoding ATP-binding protein, giving the protein MRAARAVADALPKRLYSRALLILIVPMLLLQCVMSYFFLERHWQSVTFRLSQALVQDVAATIDLYQALPKGESTEALERVASNRLGLDVDFLPPQPLPPALPKPFLQLLDRSLSGEIRKQIGLPFWIDTVGRSNFIEIRVQLGSAVLRVIARRSAAYASNSYIFILWMVGTSAVLIVVATAFLRNQIRPILRLAVAAENLGKGRFIDYRPNGATEVRRAGYAFLEMRRRIERAVEQRTTMLNGVSHDLRTVLTRFKLSLELFDDGPDAEAMHRDIDEMGRMLEAYLAFARGDAGEASVMSDMRGLLEELRSDAERHGHATGVTISGETGVIVRPDSFKRCLANLVGNAGRHGDRIEITARRDDRFFTVHIDDDGPGIPADKREDVFRPFFRLDAARNQDRGGTGLGLAIARDIARSHGGDIQLGESPLGGLRATVRVPV; this is encoded by the coding sequence GTGCGGGCCGCGCGGGCCGTCGCGGATGCCCTGCCGAAGCGCCTCTACTCCCGCGCCCTCCTCATCCTCATCGTGCCCATGCTGCTGCTGCAGTGCGTGATGAGCTACTTCTTCCTGGAGCGGCATTGGCAGTCGGTGACGTTCCGCCTGAGCCAGGCGCTGGTGCAGGACGTCGCCGCCACCATCGACCTGTATCAGGCCCTGCCCAAGGGCGAGAGCACCGAGGCGCTGGAGCGCGTCGCCTCGAACCGCCTCGGGCTCGACGTCGACTTCCTGCCGCCGCAGCCGCTGCCGCCGGCGCTGCCCAAGCCCTTCCTGCAGCTCCTCGACCGCTCGCTGTCCGGCGAGATCCGCAAGCAGATCGGCCTGCCCTTCTGGATCGACACGGTGGGGCGCTCGAACTTCATCGAGATTCGCGTGCAGCTCGGAAGCGCGGTGTTGCGCGTCATCGCCCGGCGGTCGGCCGCCTACGCGTCGAACTCCTACATCTTCATCCTTTGGATGGTCGGCACCTCGGCGGTGCTGATCGTGGTCGCGACGGCCTTCCTCCGCAACCAGATCCGACCGATCCTGCGCCTCGCGGTGGCGGCCGAGAATCTCGGCAAGGGCCGCTTCATCGACTATCGGCCGAACGGCGCCACGGAGGTCCGCCGCGCCGGCTACGCCTTCCTGGAGATGCGGCGGCGCATCGAGCGGGCGGTGGAGCAGCGCACCACCATGCTGAACGGGGTGAGCCACGACCTCAGGACCGTGCTGACGCGCTTCAAGCTGAGCCTGGAGCTGTTCGACGACGGGCCGGACGCCGAGGCCATGCACCGCGACATCGACGAGATGGGCCGCATGCTCGAAGCCTACCTCGCCTTCGCGCGCGGCGACGCGGGCGAAGCCTCGGTGATGAGCGACATGCGGGGCCTGCTCGAGGAGCTCCGCTCGGACGCCGAGCGGCACGGCCACGCGACGGGCGTCACGATCTCCGGCGAGACCGGGGTGATCGTGCGGCCGGACAGCTTCAAGCGCTGCCTCGCCAACCTCGTCGGCAACGCCGGCCGCCACGGGGACCGCATCGAGATCACGGCGCGGCGCGACGACCGCTTCTTCACGGTCCACATCGACGACGACGGGCCGGGCATCCCAGCCGACAAGCGCGAGGACGTTTTCCGTCCCTTCTTCCGGCTCGACGCGGCGCGCAACCAGGACCGGGGCGGCACGGGCCTCGGCCTCGCCATCGCGCGCGACATCGCGCGCTCGCACGGCGGCGACATCCAGCTCGGCGAGAGCCCGCTCGGCGGCCTGCGCGCGACGGTGCGGGTTCCGGTCTGA
- a CDS encoding ABC transporter permease, whose product MRSTEALPALQTAPSPERAWVREWRLAGQDLSRCFRGWQVWALLGVSDIRLRYKRSRFGQFWITLSMAFFVGGIGAVYGGLFHQEIRDYIPYLAVNMTIWTLISTSISESCQAFIEAAPYLRQEALPKSTFIMRVMVRNLMAFAHNLIIIPLIFLIFLYAPSPVAFLAIPGLVLVLVGVFLASVCLALLCTRFRDMPQIIGNLLQLAFFVTPIMWHIEQLGANKVYIEVLNPFASFLRVVSEPLLGRTPEPQTYLSVFIALGVLAVVAWPCFAKYRSRIVYWL is encoded by the coding sequence ATGCGTAGTACAGAAGCCCTGCCGGCCCTTCAGACCGCGCCCTCGCCGGAGCGGGCCTGGGTCCGAGAGTGGCGCCTGGCCGGACAGGATCTCAGCCGCTGCTTCAGGGGCTGGCAGGTTTGGGCGCTGCTGGGCGTCAGCGACATCCGCCTGCGCTACAAGCGTTCCCGCTTCGGCCAGTTCTGGATCACCCTGTCGATGGCCTTCTTCGTCGGCGGCATCGGTGCGGTCTACGGCGGCCTGTTCCATCAGGAGATCCGCGACTACATCCCGTATCTCGCCGTCAACATGACGATCTGGACGCTGATCTCGACGTCGATCTCCGAGAGCTGCCAGGCCTTCATCGAAGCCGCGCCCTACCTCCGCCAGGAAGCGTTGCCGAAGTCTACCTTCATCATGCGCGTGATGGTGCGCAACCTGATGGCCTTCGCCCACAACCTCATCATCATCCCGTTGATCTTCCTGATCTTCCTCTACGCGCCGAGCCCCGTGGCCTTTCTCGCCATCCCGGGCCTCGTGCTGGTGCTGGTCGGCGTCTTCCTCGCCTCCGTGTGCCTCGCCCTGCTCTGCACGCGCTTCCGCGACATGCCGCAGATCATCGGCAACCTCCTGCAGCTCGCGTTCTTCGTCACGCCGATCATGTGGCACATCGAGCAGCTCGGGGCCAACAAGGTCTACATTGAGGTGTTGAACCCGTTCGCTTCTTTCCTGCGGGTCGTGTCGGAACCGCTGCTCGGCCGAACGCCGGAACCGCAGACCTACCTCTCGGTCTTCATCGCCCTCGGCGTGCTCGCCGTCGTGGCTTGGCCGTGCTTCGCCAAGTACCGCTCCCGTATCGTTTACTGGCTGTGA
- a CDS encoding ABC transporter ATP-binding protein, whose product MASIELVDASVEIPIFNSRGRSLKTTLIRRVGGQVETDVNDTVTVKALRHLNLSLRPGDRLGLIGHNGAGKSTLLRVLAGSYEPSSGYADIHGTVSSLIDMEMGMDPELTGADNIIQRGVFIGMSLKEARSAIPQIAEFSELGPYLHLPMRTYSSGMRMRLAFATSTTRHPDILLFDEMISFGDAGFAARAKARLDAMLDKAKILVLASHDVGSLRSYCNRAVMLEAGTIVGEGSVDDVWSRYIDGVERVAERTASAGEDGVEPAEAGEIVPAALAD is encoded by the coding sequence GTGGCTTCCATCGAACTCGTCGACGCATCGGTCGAGATCCCGATCTTCAACTCCCGCGGCCGTTCGCTCAAGACGACGCTGATCCGCCGCGTCGGCGGCCAGGTCGAGACCGACGTCAACGATACGGTGACGGTCAAGGCGCTGAGGCACCTCAACCTGTCGCTCAGGCCCGGCGACCGTCTCGGCCTCATCGGGCACAACGGCGCCGGCAAGTCCACGCTGCTGCGCGTCCTCGCCGGCTCCTACGAGCCGTCGAGCGGCTATGCCGACATCCACGGCACCGTCTCGTCGCTCATCGACATGGAGATGGGGATGGATCCGGAGCTGACCGGCGCCGACAACATCATCCAGCGCGGCGTGTTCATCGGCATGTCGCTGAAGGAGGCGCGCAGCGCCATCCCCCAGATCGCGGAATTCTCCGAACTCGGCCCCTACCTCCACCTGCCGATGAGGACCTACTCGTCCGGCATGCGCATGCGGCTCGCCTTCGCGACCTCGACGACGCGCCACCCGGACATCCTGCTCTTCGACGAGATGATCTCCTTCGGGGACGCGGGGTTCGCCGCGCGCGCCAAGGCCCGCCTCGACGCCATGCTGGACAAAGCCAAGATCCTCGTGCTTGCATCCCACGATGTCGGCTCGCTGCGATCCTACTGCAATCGCGCCGTGATGCTCGAGGCCGGAACGATCGTGGGCGAGGGCTCGGTCGATGACGTCTGGTCGCGTTACATCGACGGCGTCGAGCGGGTCGCCGAGCGCACTGCGTCGGCGGGAGAGGACGGTGTCGAGCCGGCCGAAGCCGGGGAGATCGTGCCCGCCGCCCTCGCGGACTGA
- a CDS encoding response regulator transcription factor codes for MTGAPPDGRDAAPLADDAAHLLLVDDDRRIRELLSRVLGRNGYRVTLAGTAAEARGHLRSLAFDLLIVDVMMPGETGVDFASDVRRTSEVPILMLTALDGADDRVRGLEAGADDYLAKPYEPRELLLRIASILRRAAPRAPRPGNVARFGPFAFHPERGELRQGDEQIRLTERERDMLNLLSAAAGATVSREDLAGLAAAEGGNERTVDVQVNRLRRKIESDPANPAYLQTVRGLGYRLLLDP; via the coding sequence GTGACCGGCGCTCCGCCCGACGGGCGCGATGCCGCGCCGCTGGCCGACGACGCCGCTCACCTCCTGCTCGTCGACGACGACCGGCGCATCCGGGAACTCCTGTCGCGCGTGCTCGGGCGGAACGGCTACCGCGTCACCCTCGCCGGGACGGCCGCCGAGGCGCGCGGGCACCTGCGCTCGCTCGCCTTCGACCTCCTGATCGTCGACGTGATGATGCCGGGCGAGACGGGCGTCGACTTCGCGAGCGACGTCCGCCGCACCTCCGAGGTCCCGATCCTGATGCTGACCGCGCTCGACGGCGCCGACGACCGCGTGCGCGGGTTGGAGGCCGGGGCCGACGACTACCTCGCCAAGCCCTACGAGCCGCGCGAGCTGCTGCTGCGCATCGCGTCGATCCTGAGGCGGGCGGCGCCCCGCGCGCCGCGGCCGGGCAACGTCGCGCGCTTCGGCCCCTTCGCCTTCCACCCCGAGCGCGGCGAGCTGCGCCAGGGCGATGAGCAGATCCGCCTGACCGAGCGCGAGCGCGACATGCTGAACCTGCTCAGCGCCGCCGCGGGCGCCACCGTGTCGCGCGAGGACCTGGCGGGCCTCGCCGCGGCCGAGGGCGGCAACGAGCGGACCGTCGACGTGCAGGTGAACCGGCTCCGGCGCAAGATCGAGAGCGACCCCGCCAACCCCGCCTACCTTCAAACCGTGAGGGGACTCGGCTATCGCCTCCTCCTCGATCCGTGA
- a CDS encoding YbjN domain-containing protein codes for MSLLPFEPSRDEHPVDVVERLASSREWSFDREDEDEISISVEGKSADYHVAFTWLSDLEVLHVGCAFDLKVPDRRRPEIQALVAMINEQLWIGHFDLWSRENVVMFRHSLLMSGGADPDGRQCEAILKMAVTACDRYFQAFQFVLWAGRSAREALDGAMFETQGEA; via the coding sequence ATGTCGCTTCTGCCCTTCGAGCCATCCCGCGACGAGCACCCTGTGGACGTCGTGGAACGTCTGGCCTCGTCGCGCGAGTGGTCCTTCGACCGTGAGGACGAGGACGAGATCTCCATCTCGGTCGAGGGCAAGTCCGCCGACTACCACGTCGCCTTCACCTGGCTGTCGGACCTCGAAGTGCTGCACGTCGGCTGCGCCTTCGACCTGAAGGTGCCGGATCGCCGGCGGCCCGAGATCCAGGCGCTCGTCGCCATGATCAACGAACAGCTCTGGATCGGCCACTTCGACCTTTGGAGCCGCGAGAACGTCGTCATGTTCCGGCACTCGCTGCTGATGTCCGGCGGTGCCGATCCCGACGGCCGCCAGTGCGAAGCCATCCTCAAGATGGCCGTGACGGCCTGCGACCGGTACTTCCAGGCCTTCCAGTTCGTGCTCTGGGCCGGGCGATCGGCCCGCGAAGCGCTGGACGGCGCGATGTTCGAAACCCAGGGCGAAGCATGA
- a CDS encoding TetR/AcrR family transcriptional regulator, which translates to MTADDSVSPDATPKPAKPSTKDRIIEALMELSAEREWDDFGLTDVATRAGVSLSEFRDAFPSKGAVLAGLARKIDHIVLKQESQVLADEAPRERVFDVLMRRLDALAPYKLGLQGVMDHVRRDPLTAAALNGVVVNSMRFMLAAAGVDVEGNMAALKLQGMAVSWSRVLDAWFEDEDPGLAKTMAALDRELSKGETWVARLDDLDRLVSPLRIVGRAMMDARRRSTKSRGPGRARDIDAETAL; encoded by the coding sequence ATGACCGCCGACGATTCCGTCAGCCCCGACGCGACGCCCAAGCCCGCCAAGCCGTCGACCAAGGATCGCATCATCGAGGCGCTGATGGAGCTGTCGGCCGAGCGGGAATGGGACGACTTCGGCCTGACCGACGTCGCGACCCGCGCGGGCGTGTCCCTGTCGGAATTCCGCGACGCCTTTCCGTCGAAGGGCGCCGTGCTGGCCGGGCTGGCTCGCAAGATCGACCACATCGTGCTCAAGCAGGAGAGCCAGGTCCTCGCCGACGAGGCGCCGCGCGAGCGCGTCTTCGACGTCCTGATGCGTCGCCTCGACGCTCTCGCGCCCTACAAGCTCGGGCTGCAGGGCGTGATGGACCACGTGCGGCGCGACCCGCTCACCGCGGCGGCGCTCAACGGGGTGGTCGTGAACTCGATGCGCTTCATGCTGGCCGCTGCCGGCGTCGACGTCGAGGGCAACATGGCGGCCCTGAAGCTGCAAGGGATGGCCGTGTCCTGGAGCCGGGTGCTCGATGCCTGGTTCGAGGACGAAGATCCGGGCCTGGCGAAGACCATGGCGGCGCTCGACCGCGAGCTCAGCAAGGGCGAGACCTGGGTGGCCCGGCTCGACGACCTCGACCGTCTCGTGTCGCCCCTGCGGATCGTGGGCCGCGCGATGATGGACGCCCGCCGCCGATCGACGAAATCGCGCGGCCCGGGGCGCGCCCGCGACATCGACGCCGAGACGGCGCTTTGA
- the proC gene encoding pyrroline-5-carboxylate reductase has translation MSAGQQSAADTVLLVGAGRMGGSMLDGWLAQGVAGSRIAVLDPAPSEALAALCRDRGVALNVTDVRPVDTLVLAVKPQALDGAAPAIEPWAGPGTAVVSILAGRTLADLAAKFPRAAGCLRAMPNLPASVGRGITGLAGDGRLSEAAVARVERWLGAVGAVERLECEDQIDVVTAISGSGPAYVFLLAEALAKAGESLGLAPGLAARLGRATVEGAGELLHRSPDVEPAAFRQNVTSPGGTTAAALAVLMADGALEPLLVRAAEAAHRRARELAG, from the coding sequence ATGAGCGCCGGCCAGCAGAGCGCGGCCGACACCGTTCTGCTCGTCGGCGCCGGCCGCATGGGCGGCTCCATGCTGGACGGCTGGCTGGCCCAGGGCGTCGCGGGCTCGCGCATCGCGGTGCTGGACCCCGCCCCGTCCGAGGCCCTCGCGGCGCTGTGCCGCGACCGCGGCGTGGCCCTGAACGTCACGGACGTGCGGCCGGTCGACACGCTGGTGCTGGCCGTCAAGCCGCAGGCGCTCGACGGCGCCGCGCCGGCCATCGAACCTTGGGCGGGTCCCGGGACGGCGGTCGTCTCGATCCTCGCCGGGCGGACGCTCGCCGATCTCGCGGCGAAGTTCCCCCGCGCCGCGGGGTGCCTCCGCGCCATGCCGAACCTGCCCGCCTCCGTGGGCCGCGGCATCACGGGCCTCGCCGGCGACGGGCGGCTGTCCGAAGCCGCGGTGGCGCGGGTCGAGCGCTGGCTCGGCGCCGTCGGCGCGGTCGAGCGGCTGGAATGCGAGGACCAGATCGACGTCGTCACGGCGATCTCGGGCTCCGGGCCGGCCTACGTGTTCCTGCTCGCCGAGGCGCTGGCCAAGGCGGGCGAGAGCCTCGGGCTCGCCCCCGGCCTCGCCGCCCGTCTCGGCCGCGCCACGGTGGAAGGCGCGGGCGAACTCCTCCATCGCAGCCCGGACGTCGAGCCGGCCGCGTTTCGGCAGAACGTGACCTCGCCGGGCGGCACCACCGCGGCGGCCCTGGCCGTGCTGATGGCGGATGGCGCGCTGGAACCGCTGCTCGTCCGCGCCGCCGAAGCCGCCCACCGCCGCGCGCGGGAACTCGCGGGCTGA
- a CDS encoding response regulator produces the protein MSISQAIAPHLPQLRRFARALTGSQKGGDAYVVETLEAIVADPSNLDAGADVRCSLYKLFLNLWRSVSVNTLTDAAAVSTDEIGTTRRLEAISIMPRVVLLLTALEGFDLAEVSRTVGCTAEEARALLDEANSEIAAQISTDVLIIEDEPLIALDLQNVVEDLGHKVVDVARTHREALKAVQHHQPGLILADIQLADGSSGLEAVNEILGAFEVPVIFITAYPERFLTGAPPEPAFLIAKPFSVETLRAVISQVLFFDRKSHRRASAPAASARA, from the coding sequence ATGTCAATTTCCCAGGCGATCGCCCCGCACCTCCCGCAGTTGCGGCGCTTCGCGCGGGCTCTGACGGGCAGCCAGAAGGGCGGCGACGCCTACGTCGTGGAGACGCTCGAAGCGATCGTCGCCGACCCCAGCAACCTCGATGCCGGCGCGGACGTGCGCTGCAGCCTCTACAAGCTGTTCCTGAACCTGTGGCGTTCCGTGTCGGTCAACACGCTGACCGACGCCGCGGCCGTGTCGACGGACGAGATCGGCACCACCCGCCGTCTCGAAGCCATCTCCATCATGCCGCGCGTCGTGCTGCTGCTCACCGCGCTCGAAGGCTTCGACCTCGCCGAGGTTTCCCGCACCGTCGGCTGCACGGCCGAGGAAGCCCGCGCGCTGCTCGACGAGGCCAATTCCGAGATCGCCGCCCAGATCTCGACCGACGTCCTCATCATCGAGGACGAGCCGCTGATCGCCCTCGACCTTCAGAACGTCGTCGAGGACCTGGGCCACAAGGTCGTGGACGTCGCCCGGACGCATCGCGAGGCGCTGAAGGCGGTGCAGCATCATCAGCCCGGCCTGATCCTCGCCGACATCCAGCTGGCGGACGGCTCCTCCGGCCTCGAAGCGGTGAACGAGATCCTCGGCGCCTTCGAAGTGCCGGTGATCTTCATCACGGCCTACCCCGAGCGCTTCCTGACGGGCGCGCCGCCCGAGCCGGCGTTCCTGATCGCCAAGCCCTTCTCCGTGGAGACGCTCCGCGCGGTCATCAGCCAAGTGCTGTTCTTCGACCGCAAGTCGCACCGCCGGGCGAGCGCGCCTGCCGCTTCCGCGCGGGCCTGA
- a CDS encoding tRNA-binding protein: MSAEGGEPLEPPVAYDDFRRLDIRVGTIVEAAPFPEARKPAIKLVIDFGPAIGSRKSSAQITRHYDPADLVGRQVCAVLNFPPRQIGPFMSEVLTLGFPDADGEVVLAVPAGPVPNGGRLF; this comes from the coding sequence TTGAGCGCGGAGGGCGGCGAGCCCCTCGAGCCGCCCGTCGCCTACGACGACTTCCGCCGCCTCGACATCCGGGTCGGCACGATCGTCGAGGCCGCCCCCTTTCCGGAGGCGCGCAAGCCGGCGATCAAGCTGGTGATCGACTTCGGCCCCGCGATCGGCTCGCGGAAGTCATCGGCGCAGATCACCCGGCACTATGATCCGGCCGACCTCGTCGGCCGGCAAGTCTGCGCCGTGCTCAATTTCCCGCCGCGGCAGATCGGTCCCTTCATGTCGGAGGTGCTGACGCTCGGCTTCCCCGACGCGGACGGCGAGGTGGTCCTGGCCGTGCCAGCCGGGCCGGTCCCGAACGGCGGTCGCCTGTTCTGA
- a CDS encoding MarR family winged helix-turn-helix transcriptional regulator, with protein MADKKVRRAAIEADAETPPLYDLIELFFFAYRDFTADADRQLEGLGFGRAHHRVLHFVDRNPGLTVATLLDILKITKQSLNRVMKDLIDGAFIEVRTGTSDRRRRTLHVTPKGGRLAVDLAHLHSARFERALSPLPPEVRGQAVQFLLGMIDAAERDRVVGLVFGGGRGPDEAPRDAGALPVQRERAA; from the coding sequence TTGGCTGACAAGAAGGTGAGGAGGGCGGCGATCGAGGCGGACGCGGAAACGCCGCCGCTCTACGACCTCATCGAGCTGTTCTTCTTCGCCTACCGCGACTTCACCGCCGACGCCGATCGCCAGCTCGAAGGGCTGGGCTTCGGCCGCGCGCACCACCGCGTGCTCCACTTCGTCGATCGCAACCCCGGCCTGACCGTGGCGACGCTGCTCGACATTCTGAAGATCACCAAGCAGAGCCTCAACCGCGTGATGAAGGACCTCATCGACGGCGCCTTCATCGAGGTCCGCACGGGCACGAGCGACCGCCGGCGGCGCACGCTCCACGTCACGCCGAAGGGCGGACGCCTCGCCGTCGACCTCGCCCACCTCCATTCGGCGCGCTTCGAGCGCGCCCTGTCGCCCCTGCCCCCCGAGGTGCGCGGCCAGGCGGTGCAGTTCCTGCTCGGCATGATCGACGCCGCCGAGCGCGACCGCGTGGTCGGGTTGGTGTTCGGTGGAGGGCGGGGTCCGGACGAGGCCCCGCGCGACGCCGGGGCCCTTCCCGTCCAGCGGGAGCGCGCGGCGTGA
- a CDS encoding GNAT family N-acetyltransferase — protein MTDARPIGPEVDASPARRPERKVLEGRFVRLEPLDAARHGPALWRAVDGADAVWDYLFDGPYPDEASLVAEIAAKAASADPLFWAIVDRAAGEAVGYASLMRHDLVHRAIEVGNVLFAPALQRRPAATEAMALLAVYAFDALGYRRYEWKCNALNAPSRAAAERLGFTFEGVFRQHMIVKGRSRDTAWYAMTDGEWPAARRAFALWLSPDNFDGAARQRRGLAELRRQASA, from the coding sequence ATGACCGACGCCCGCCCGATCGGCCCCGAGGTCGACGCTTCCCCGGCCCGCCGCCCGGAGCGGAAGGTGCTCGAGGGCCGCTTCGTGCGGCTGGAGCCCCTCGACGCCGCCCGCCACGGCCCCGCGCTGTGGCGGGCCGTGGACGGGGCGGACGCGGTCTGGGACTACCTGTTCGACGGCCCCTACCCCGACGAGGCGAGCCTGGTTGCCGAGATCGCCGCCAAGGCCGCCTCCGCCGACCCCCTGTTCTGGGCCATCGTCGACCGCGCGGCGGGCGAGGCGGTCGGCTACGCGTCGCTGATGCGGCACGACCTCGTCCACCGCGCGATCGAGGTCGGCAACGTCCTGTTCGCGCCGGCGCTGCAGCGCCGGCCGGCCGCCACGGAAGCCATGGCGCTGCTGGCCGTATACGCCTTCGACGCCCTCGGCTACCGGCGCTACGAGTGGAAGTGCAACGCGCTGAACGCGCCCTCGCGCGCCGCGGCCGAGCGGCTCGGCTTCACCTTCGAGGGCGTGTTCCGCCAGCACATGATCGTGAAGGGCCGCAGCCGCGACACAGCCTGGTACGCGATGACGGACGGCGAGTGGCCCGCGGCGCGCCGCGCCTTCGCGCTGTGGCTCTCGCCCGACAATTTCGACGGCGCGGCGCGGCAGCGCCGGGGCCTGGCGGAGCTGAGGCGGCAGGCGTCGGCCTGA
- a CDS encoding DUF2939 domain-containing protein: MRRWLAVMGLVVSIGLAYWAWPLVGAAQLARTARSGDAAAVFDRVDVDALRRSLARQIANAYLDVSGKGKKMGAFGRSLAGSAVTTVADPYVAQLLTPENVMALLAKGHVNEVNLGGRPVSIKGDLPDFSSLLDDHLLSAVTGSYFDQLKDFVIPVDGGHGADDQYGVHMHLVGLTWKLGGLDLPTPLLDQMARSILAGEPPAAL; encoded by the coding sequence ATGCGGCGTTGGCTGGCGGTGATGGGGCTCGTGGTGTCGATCGGCCTCGCCTATTGGGCGTGGCCGCTGGTGGGGGCGGCGCAGCTCGCCCGCACGGCGCGCAGCGGCGACGCCGCTGCGGTGTTCGACCGCGTCGACGTGGACGCGCTCCGGCGATCACTGGCCCGGCAGATCGCGAACGCCTACCTCGACGTCTCCGGCAAGGGCAAGAAGATGGGCGCCTTCGGGCGCAGCCTCGCCGGTTCCGCCGTCACCACCGTGGCCGACCCCTACGTAGCGCAACTGCTCACCCCCGAGAACGTGATGGCGCTGCTGGCCAAGGGGCACGTGAACGAGGTGAACCTCGGCGGACGCCCGGTGTCGATCAAGGGCGACCTGCCCGACTTCTCGAGCCTGCTCGACGACCATCTGCTGTCCGCCGTGACGGGGTCCTACTTCGACCAGCTCAAGGACTTCGTGATCCCGGTCGACGGCGGCCACGGGGCCGACGACCAGTACGGGGTGCACATGCACCTCGTCGGGCTGACCTGGAAGCTCGGCGGCCTCGACCTGCCGACGCCGCTGCTCGACCAGATGGCCCGCTCCATCCTGGCCGGGGAGCCGCCGGCCGCGCTCTGA
- a CDS encoding NepR family anti-sigma factor: MTSSDDPVDPAKVGPEGAAAAGRPGTTDVQAYIGRQLRAVYDDVVKQPIPDRFLALMKQLEEGSTET, encoded by the coding sequence ATGACGTCGAGCGACGATCCCGTCGACCCCGCGAAGGTCGGCCCCGAGGGCGCGGCCGCGGCGGGCCGGCCCGGCACGACCGACGTCCAGGCCTACATCGGTCGGCAGCTTCGGGCCGTGTACGACGACGTCGTGAAGCAGCCGATTCCCGACCGCTTCCTCGCCCTGATGAAGCAGCTCGAAGAGGGCTCCACCGAGACGTGA